From Alteromonas sp. RKMC-009, one genomic window encodes:
- a CDS encoding RNA polymerase sigma factor, with product MGRAIEKHELEETALPCQKAITGQREIIADLFRQHNDTLIKFLRARLRSDADAHEVAQEAYVKLLDLDKPDAISYLKAYLFKIASNLAIDRLRSKQHNTVFKPLTFVESNHPSEEQYALKKEQLKLMTGFINELPPRCRKAFLLSRLHGLSSGEIASLMNISDRMVRKYLVRATEYCRDRLDSHQGDI from the coding sequence ATGGGAAGAGCCATAGAAAAACACGAACTGGAAGAGACTGCGCTACCTTGTCAGAAAGCCATTACAGGTCAGAGAGAAATCATTGCTGACTTGTTCAGGCAGCATAATGATACGTTGATCAAATTTCTCAGAGCCAGGCTCCGCTCCGATGCCGATGCCCACGAAGTGGCTCAGGAAGCCTATGTAAAACTGCTGGATCTCGATAAACCGGATGCAATCAGCTACCTCAAAGCCTATTTGTTTAAAATTGCATCTAATCTGGCTATCGACCGTCTGCGATCCAAGCAGCATAACACTGTCTTCAAACCACTGACGTTTGTTGAAAGTAACCACCCGTCCGAAGAGCAATATGCGTTAAAAAAAGAACAGCTCAAGCTGATGACCGGATTTATCAATGAATTGCCTCCCAGATGCCGGAAAGCGTTTTTGCTCAGCCGGTTACACGGGCTGTCATCCGGTGAAATTGCCAGTCTGATGAACATTTCAGACAGGATGGTCAGAAAATACCTTGTCCGCGCCACGGAATATTGCCGTGACAGACTGGACAGCCATCAAGGAGATATTTGA
- the ggt gene encoding gamma-glutamyltransferase — MKIIRSGLHLRHVILSAMVQTSLFTTSAYAATTEIQTSENVVLQEIRPEKGGLHGAVVSEHPLASQVGYDVLKAGGNAVDAAVSMAAMLSVVRPHMNSVGGDTFALFYDAETGEITALNSSGKAAGLAEPGFFTSQGLERLPFTGPLTVTVPGTVASWEASLKRFGTISLSDALQPAIEVARDGFMVSTTLAADLAKAGPRLNEAGKAVFYPAGAPLEAGSILKNPDLAGSLSAIAKDGASVMYEGKLGQKMAAFLEAEGSPLRASDFASFKPEWTTAVSMPFQGKHVHTVKPNSQGIVLLQMLTMAGNMPLKEMGQNSAPLLHNLIETTKIAFADRDRWVADPAYADVPVDGLLDPAYLKKRASLISNKASADYISGLSVPDEKGALLNEDGDTVFLMVVDEKGNAVSWVQSLYSSFGSNLMVPGTGIVLHNRGAGFSLEEGHPNQIAPGKRPFHTLMAAMVTDDNGKFEMTIGTPGGSGQPQFITQALINSYVFDMSPQLSIESPRYRIGSGTAVTLDERLSDSVIRSLTEQGHDITLSESWVANFGSLQIIRRLPNGVLRTGADMRREATALAW, encoded by the coding sequence ATGAAAATCATCAGAAGCGGACTGCATCTCAGGCATGTTATTTTATCAGCAATGGTTCAGACCAGTTTGTTCACCACATCCGCATATGCTGCAACCACAGAAATCCAGACATCAGAGAACGTGGTGTTACAGGAAATCCGGCCGGAAAAAGGCGGCCTGCACGGTGCAGTGGTATCTGAGCACCCGCTGGCTTCCCAGGTAGGCTACGATGTACTGAAAGCCGGTGGGAATGCCGTAGACGCCGCCGTCTCAATGGCAGCAATGCTGTCGGTTGTCAGACCCCACATGAACAGCGTGGGCGGCGACACTTTCGCTTTGTTTTATGACGCTGAAACCGGTGAAATTACGGCACTGAACTCATCAGGCAAAGCCGCAGGACTGGCAGAACCCGGGTTTTTCACATCGCAGGGACTCGAAAGACTGCCGTTTACCGGTCCGCTCACAGTGACCGTGCCGGGTACCGTGGCGTCATGGGAAGCCTCGCTTAAACGTTTCGGTACAATCAGCCTGAGTGACGCACTGCAACCGGCTATCGAAGTGGCACGGGACGGCTTTATGGTCAGCACAACGTTAGCTGCAGATCTCGCCAAAGCCGGACCGCGACTGAACGAAGCGGGCAAAGCGGTATTTTATCCCGCCGGTGCTCCATTAGAAGCGGGTTCAATACTGAAAAATCCTGATTTAGCCGGCAGCCTTTCTGCGATAGCGAAAGACGGTGCCTCAGTGATGTACGAAGGTAAGCTCGGACAAAAGATGGCAGCATTTCTGGAAGCCGAAGGCAGTCCTTTACGCGCTTCAGATTTTGCCAGTTTCAAACCTGAGTGGACAACCGCGGTAAGTATGCCTTTTCAGGGTAAACACGTGCATACTGTAAAGCCCAACTCCCAGGGCATTGTGCTTTTGCAAATGCTGACAATGGCCGGCAATATGCCACTTAAAGAGATGGGCCAGAATTCAGCCCCGCTGTTACACAATTTAATTGAAACCACCAAAATTGCCTTTGCCGACCGGGACCGCTGGGTGGCAGATCCGGCGTATGCTGACGTACCTGTTGACGGATTACTCGATCCTGCTTATCTGAAAAAACGGGCTTCGCTTATCAGTAACAAAGCGAGCGCAGATTATATCTCAGGTTTATCTGTTCCCGATGAAAAAGGAGCCTTACTGAACGAGGACGGCGATACCGTATTTTTGATGGTCGTGGATGAGAAAGGCAATGCTGTAAGTTGGGTTCAAAGCCTGTACTCCAGTTTTGGTTCAAACCTTATGGTGCCGGGAACAGGCATTGTACTGCACAACCGGGGTGCCGGTTTTTCACTGGAGGAAGGGCATCCGAACCAGATTGCGCCGGGTAAGCGACCTTTTCATACGTTGATGGCTGCCATGGTAACTGATGACAATGGCAAGTTTGAAATGACCATAGGCACACCCGGTGGTTCAGGGCAACCACAGTTTATTACTCAGGCGCTTATCAACAGCTACGTTTTTGATATGTCACCGCAACTGTCCATCGAATCCCCCCGCTACCGCATTGGCTCCGGTACTGCCGTGACTTTAGATGAACGCCTGTCTGACAGTGTGATCCGTTCCCTGACTGAACAGGGTCACGACATCACACTGAGTGAAAGCTGGGTGGCCAATTTTGGTAGTCTGCAAATTATCCGCCGTTTACCCAATGGCGTGTTGCGTACCGGTGCAGATATGCGCCGTGAAGCAACCGCGCTGGCGTGGTAA
- a CDS encoding FecR family protein has translation MTDWTAIKEIFEVNFENRTRFEIATEWFYELQDPNIAVEKIQEWQKWLAESPENIREYERVEEVLNLSGDMEGLVWPDDRDLLADDYDGEEKIESWKKPAKKRAFNPFSVFSLEKLYDWRPFQVSTLSVVYAALFCIAIVNLSDFSGNYPVDVAVYESATGQNREVLLEDGSVITLGGQSLVSVAFSKSRRQIVLERGEAYFDVAKDADRPFSVVTGNRVVTAVGTEFNISKQAERVVVIVAEGKISIAPEQNETKTGNTIDAYLTAGQRVFYDKEHLSDIAESPVNASLAWKDGKLQYMEEKLMYVVEDINRYSKIKIRFAGEEAKEFLYSGTVFTGNLEQWVEVLPHAFPLSVSYVGDSEIVLSVHAGAI, from the coding sequence GTGACAGACTGGACAGCCATCAAGGAGATATTTGAAGTGAATTTTGAAAACAGGACACGTTTTGAGATCGCTACCGAATGGTTTTACGAATTACAGGACCCGAATATTGCCGTGGAAAAGATTCAGGAATGGCAAAAGTGGCTGGCTGAATCGCCCGAAAATATTCGCGAATACGAACGGGTTGAAGAGGTGCTGAACCTGTCAGGTGATATGGAAGGCCTGGTGTGGCCGGACGACAGAGATTTGCTGGCTGATGATTACGACGGAGAAGAAAAGATAGAAAGCTGGAAAAAACCGGCAAAAAAACGCGCCTTCAATCCGTTCAGCGTTTTCAGTCTTGAAAAATTATATGACTGGCGGCCGTTTCAGGTATCCACCTTGTCTGTGGTGTATGCCGCACTGTTCTGTATCGCTATCGTCAACCTTTCTGATTTCAGCGGTAACTATCCCGTTGACGTTGCTGTCTATGAATCTGCAACCGGGCAAAACCGTGAAGTGCTGCTGGAAGACGGTTCGGTCATTACTCTTGGTGGCCAAAGCCTGGTTTCGGTGGCATTCAGCAAGAGCCGCCGTCAGATCGTGCTGGAAAGAGGGGAGGCTTATTTCGATGTGGCAAAGGATGCTGACAGGCCATTTTCTGTGGTCACCGGCAACCGTGTTGTTACTGCGGTGGGTACCGAATTCAATATTTCCAAACAGGCTGAGCGGGTTGTTGTCATTGTGGCTGAGGGCAAAATCAGTATTGCACCGGAGCAGAATGAAACCAAAACCGGTAATACCATTGATGCCTATCTTACGGCAGGGCAGCGGGTCTTTTACGACAAAGAACACCTTTCTGATATTGCGGAGTCTCCTGTGAATGCATCCCTGGCATGGAAAGACGGCAAGCTTCAATACATGGAGGAAAAGCTCATGTATGTGGTTGAAGATATTAACCGTTACTCGAAAATTAAAATCCGTTTCGCCGGTGAGGAAGCCAAGGAGTTTCTTTACTCAGGTACTGTTTTTACCGGCAATCTGGAGCAGTGGGTCGAAGTGCTGCCCCATGCTTTTCCGCTTAGTGTGTCTTATGTCGGTGACTCGGAAATCGTGTTGTCTGTGCATGCCGGGGCAATATAA
- a CDS encoding sensor histidine kinase: protein MSVKRTESQGVLRKLYWHIFNYIAAVRLKKNDLDPRVIHAHLITVLCTGVLMWAYVAVSFIFMSSTTPKVISLVASIVHLISPLFYRFSNRVFLISNIMLLAGMSHQLVSAFYSGGFNSYILIWFGILPSLAGIISGMRGLVLWATLTTSVCLVLLLMDINGFNFPGSGDGIMSPVFQSLMVFGWIFINTTMMYAHLIMQQRYERKLSAQNANISMLLKVLTHDMSTPVASINAASWALKTRQGAPEHYIDNIDVACQSLTDMTKRVQQMYLLANESLEIKKQPCSLVDCVGLLSSLFEMKLQHKSLTFTYDEEKLSKIRINVDPGLFTHQVMANLLSNAVKFSYHNGTIRLDAEEKGDTVAITLEDEGTGIEGEKLARLFTVEKNVSSMGTESELGIGYGLNIVKTFVTSFDGKITAESPPSGRTVQTPFKGTRFTITLPAG, encoded by the coding sequence ATGTCTGTAAAACGAACTGAGTCTCAAGGTGTCCTGCGTAAACTCTACTGGCACATTTTCAATTACATCGCCGCCGTCAGGCTGAAAAAAAACGACCTCGATCCCAGAGTTATCCACGCGCATCTTATTACCGTGTTGTGCACCGGTGTTCTTATGTGGGCTTATGTCGCAGTGTCGTTCATTTTTATGAGCAGCACTACCCCCAAGGTTATCAGCCTCGTTGCATCCATCGTGCACCTGATCAGTCCGTTATTTTACCGGTTCTCTAACCGCGTCTTTTTAATTTCTAACATCATGTTGCTGGCAGGTATGAGCCACCAACTGGTTTCAGCGTTTTATTCCGGGGGATTCAACAGCTATATTTTGATCTGGTTCGGGATTTTGCCAAGCCTGGCGGGGATCATCTCCGGTATGCGTGGGTTGGTGCTTTGGGCAACACTTACCACCAGCGTATGCCTGGTGCTGCTTCTCATGGACATTAATGGCTTTAATTTCCCGGGCAGTGGTGACGGTATCATGTCGCCGGTTTTCCAGTCGCTGATGGTGTTCGGCTGGATATTTATCAACACCACCATGATGTATGCTCATCTGATCATGCAGCAACGATACGAACGGAAACTGTCTGCCCAGAACGCTAACATCAGTATGTTACTGAAGGTACTGACTCACGACATGAGCACGCCGGTAGCCAGTATCAATGCAGCCAGCTGGGCGCTGAAAACCCGGCAGGGGGCTCCGGAACATTATATTGATAATATTGATGTTGCCTGCCAGTCACTGACCGATATGACAAAGCGTGTTCAGCAAATGTATTTGCTGGCCAATGAATCCCTTGAAATCAAAAAGCAACCCTGTAGCCTGGTTGATTGTGTCGGCCTGTTATCATCGTTGTTTGAGATGAAACTGCAGCATAAATCCCTCACGTTTACCTATGACGAAGAGAAGTTATCGAAAATCCGGATTAACGTGGATCCCGGTTTGTTTACCCATCAGGTCATGGCTAATTTGCTGTCCAACGCAGTGAAGTTTTCCTATCACAACGGCACCATCAGACTGGATGCAGAAGAGAAGGGCGATACCGTTGCTATTACTCTGGAAGACGAAGGAACCGGCATTGAGGGAGAAAAACTTGCCCGCTTGTTCACCGTGGAAAAGAACGTGTCTTCTATGGGAACAGAGTCTGAGTTGGGCATTGGCTACGGACTGAATATTGTGAAAACCTTTGTCACCAGTTTCGATGGAAAGATCACCGCCGAATCGCCGCCATCGGGACGGACAGTACAAACACCTTTTAAAGGCACCCGCTTCACAATAACTCTGCCGGCGGGCTGA
- a CDS encoding TonB-dependent receptor domain-containing protein: MRKRKFRLTGILPVLSAGLICHSVDAADRRIAFDIPSQPMNAALIEFSEQSGLQVAVNASLIKNIKSRSVSGMYESAGAIEHLLGENALTFEKIGEETIVIKKASSEGKSSLTSAINRSQRRASAKNEHDSKTRDITGEDESGEAQFERISVVGSAIASHRLKSALPVAVYGTDAFDATGVTDGNELVRAIPQMGDITWNESWIPGSSNAARGDTASLNLKNLGASNTLLLINGRRSVIHPTTSTVDDSISTTTFNTNAIPLYGSDRVEILLDGASAIYGSDAIAGVVNIVTRKNIEGAGLKLRYGKAEGTGRTDSELTGFAGTDFDNGKGNVSLMFNVVKRTPQYAADQWYTATSDHRNFFANTDLENAASLDGRSVYTPWGNFIAPAQVTANGQPLTSAAGYFHTEAESSNNCIAEGYSGTCYASGSAAGDYLYDFAAAGTYITPGVERVNLFSIFNWQWLPDTEIFGEIALYKAASDYVTSHGFFSVNTPVYVPADAYYNPLGASTLADGTINPNRISGLDNVPDDGVPVEIRQYRFTGGGLRTVDVHNTQSRFLAGLKGLTSVGLSWESALLYSKGHAADTSDGYSVSAFAEAISGRSSDAYNPFSGGLNAQADSSDFAVKAHRNSVSEIASWDVKITSPDLIKLPAGELGFATGAEFRYESLKDDRDPLVDGTQTYTDWYTGYEYLSDLAGTSPTPDSAGSRQVMSVYGELAMPLVSPEFDLPFINALDLQIAGRYERYSDVGSIATPKVAAVWQINDSLLIRGSWSEGFKAPNLEVLNASEMARYNNHTDYIFCEAAERQHYIESYAGCSATYAVTWHIAGNENLKPERSVNRTAGMVYRIPGMYSDKGNMSFSADIWQIDITDRVGVAPVEDVIARDLYLRTTMQSQDSRIVRNDANSEQQSLFTNTGLQAAGQILFIQTDYQNQNSLSVKGADFAMDGAYKSLEWGDFSFHLAASKLISYQQALTAEMEEVKAAQDNGLIDGFVVIGNGNETGVNGKKPEWKGLARFTWQFRKLICRLSAQYTHHLNDGRYADGSDFKVPSMTTWNASVKYTFDDSPAGAVDAEVGVRNMFRQSPPLNASGDYLANLYLPFSRYFYASAEVRF; the protein is encoded by the coding sequence ATGAGAAAAAGAAAATTCCGGCTGACAGGTATACTGCCAGTGTTGTCAGCCGGTCTGATCTGTCACAGCGTCGATGCCGCAGACAGGCGGATTGCCTTTGATATTCCGTCGCAACCTATGAACGCTGCATTGATCGAATTTTCTGAGCAGTCTGGCCTGCAGGTCGCGGTCAATGCCAGTCTCATCAAAAATATCAAAAGCCGGTCAGTGTCAGGCATGTATGAAAGTGCAGGCGCTATTGAACATTTACTGGGTGAAAATGCACTTACATTCGAAAAAATCGGAGAAGAAACCATTGTCATTAAAAAGGCTTCTTCTGAGGGAAAGTCATCTCTGACGTCCGCTATTAACCGTTCTCAGCGGCGGGCGTCAGCAAAAAATGAGCATGATTCAAAAACGAGGGATATCACCGGCGAAGACGAAAGCGGTGAGGCACAGTTTGAAAGGATTTCTGTTGTCGGTTCCGCCATTGCCAGCCATCGTCTGAAGTCCGCTTTGCCTGTTGCTGTTTACGGTACGGATGCGTTTGATGCCACCGGAGTGACTGACGGCAACGAACTGGTCAGAGCGATCCCGCAGATGGGCGATATAACCTGGAATGAGTCATGGATCCCGGGAAGCAGTAACGCAGCGAGGGGAGATACCGCTTCGCTGAATCTGAAAAATCTTGGCGCGTCCAACACGTTATTGCTGATTAACGGCAGGCGTTCCGTGATTCATCCCACCACTTCAACCGTGGACGACAGCATTTCCACTACCACATTCAATACCAATGCCATTCCACTTTACGGTTCGGACAGAGTGGAGATCCTTCTTGACGGTGCTTCTGCGATTTACGGTTCAGATGCCATTGCCGGAGTGGTTAACATTGTTACCCGAAAAAATATTGAAGGTGCGGGGTTAAAGCTCCGTTATGGCAAAGCAGAGGGCACTGGCCGGACAGACTCAGAGCTTACCGGTTTTGCCGGAACGGATTTTGACAATGGAAAGGGAAATGTGTCGTTGATGTTCAATGTGGTCAAAAGAACTCCCCAATATGCCGCCGATCAGTGGTACACCGCAACATCAGACCACCGCAACTTTTTTGCTAACACCGATTTGGAAAATGCCGCTTCGCTGGATGGTCGCAGTGTTTATACCCCGTGGGGTAACTTTATTGCGCCCGCGCAAGTTACTGCTAATGGTCAGCCACTCACCAGTGCCGCCGGTTATTTTCATACTGAGGCAGAAAGCAGCAATAACTGCATCGCTGAAGGTTACAGCGGCACATGCTATGCGTCCGGTAGTGCAGCAGGTGACTATTTGTATGACTTTGCCGCTGCAGGTACTTACATTACCCCCGGTGTAGAACGGGTTAATCTTTTTTCCATATTCAACTGGCAATGGCTGCCTGACACGGAAATCTTCGGCGAAATTGCCTTATACAAAGCGGCATCGGATTACGTGACCAGTCATGGTTTTTTTTCAGTGAATACGCCGGTTTATGTGCCTGCTGACGCCTATTACAATCCCCTCGGGGCATCGACTCTCGCTGACGGCACCATTAACCCAAACCGGATAAGCGGGCTGGATAATGTGCCTGATGATGGCGTGCCTGTTGAAATCAGGCAATACCGGTTTACCGGTGGTGGTTTGCGCACTGTTGACGTACATAATACACAATCGCGGTTTCTCGCCGGATTAAAAGGACTGACATCCGTGGGTCTGTCCTGGGAGTCTGCGCTCCTCTATTCAAAAGGCCATGCAGCCGATACGTCAGACGGCTACAGTGTGTCGGCATTTGCAGAAGCCATTTCCGGGCGCAGCAGCGATGCATATAATCCTTTTTCCGGCGGTTTGAATGCTCAGGCGGACAGCTCTGATTTTGCAGTAAAAGCACACCGCAACAGCGTGTCTGAAATTGCGTCATGGGACGTAAAAATAACATCACCTGATTTGATAAAACTCCCTGCGGGGGAGTTGGGTTTCGCTACCGGTGCTGAGTTTCGTTATGAATCTCTGAAAGACGACAGAGATCCGCTGGTGGACGGAACGCAAACCTATACCGACTGGTATACCGGATATGAGTACCTCAGTGACCTGGCAGGAACCAGTCCAACACCGGATTCAGCAGGCAGCCGGCAGGTGATGTCTGTCTATGGTGAACTGGCGATGCCGCTTGTTTCACCTGAATTTGATTTGCCCTTTATAAACGCTCTGGATCTGCAAATTGCCGGCAGATATGAGCGTTACAGTGATGTCGGGAGTATCGCTACGCCGAAAGTGGCAGCAGTCTGGCAGATCAATGATTCTTTACTTATCCGCGGTTCGTGGTCTGAGGGATTCAAAGCGCCTAATCTGGAAGTGCTCAATGCCAGTGAAATGGCCAGGTACAACAATCATACCGACTATATTTTCTGTGAGGCGGCTGAGCGTCAACACTATATTGAAAGCTACGCCGGTTGTTCAGCCACTTACGCAGTGACCTGGCATATTGCGGGAAATGAAAACCTGAAGCCGGAGCGCTCGGTAAACCGCACAGCCGGCATGGTTTACAGGATCCCGGGTATGTACAGTGACAAGGGGAACATGTCATTTTCAGCAGATATCTGGCAAATCGACATTACTGACCGGGTTGGCGTGGCTCCCGTGGAAGACGTCATTGCCCGTGATTTGTATCTGCGCACTACCATGCAGTCGCAGGATAGCCGCATTGTGCGAAACGATGCGAATAGCGAACAGCAGAGCCTTTTTACAAATACCGGTTTGCAGGCGGCAGGACAGATCCTCTTTATCCAGACCGATTATCAAAACCAAAACTCACTGTCAGTAAAAGGCGCCGATTTCGCTATGGACGGCGCATACAAATCATTGGAGTGGGGCGACTTTTCTTTTCATCTGGCCGCATCGAAGCTGATCAGTTATCAGCAGGCACTGACAGCAGAAATGGAAGAAGTGAAGGCCGCACAGGATAACGGACTTATTGACGGGTTTGTCGTTATCGGTAATGGCAATGAAACAGGAGTGAACGGTAAAAAACCTGAATGGAAAGGCCTTGCCAGATTTACGTGGCAATTCCGGAAACTGATATGCAGATTATCAGCGCAATATACCCACCATCTTAATGACGGGAGATACGCAGACGGCTCTGATTTTAAAGTGCCTTCGATGACGACATGGAATGCGTCCGTCAAATATACCTTTGATGACAGTCCTGCAGGTGCTGTTGATGCAGAAGTGGGAGTACGGAATATGTTCCGGCAATCCCCGCCTCTTAATGCGTCCGGTGATTACCTTGCAAACCTCTACTTACCTTTTTCACGTTACTTTTACGCCAGCGCAGAGGTACGTTTCTGA
- a CDS encoding gamma-glutamyltransferase family protein, which produces MTASQKLFSFRFPKRQLIRTFSLSLAIGLTGTVVIPANAQEAAYPLQMSSSRTIHRPEVPGPNGLVTAGHPLASMSGLKILMDGGNAVDASVAVLATLNVVRPQMSGAGGNGFATYYDAATDKVWSLSATGAAPLALDAAPLEPEQLNKGIHAGAVPGLFGGWISMLQKYGTKSLAEVLAPAIEYAEKGHPLEASVSKAISYDEELYRTIPTSADMLLPGGKVPAAGELFYMKDLAATFKKVTAAEATALAQGKSRTEALQAAFDRFYKGDIAKEMARFYQQNGGEFTEEDFAAYQPQWVNPVHVNYRGYDIYTSTPTSRGGLEVAMQLKLVEAFDLSQYAPDDPRVTHILAEAIKLAKSDVYHFVADPNKFTIPLEGLLSDEYIASRVSLLKPAEAMIFPDHGEPPGNAQSSAYLASLDGPLLVDASREKSFAGSTTSFSVMDKAGNVVAMTPTHGGAFGTGVVVGSTGLTFNNGTRVGSTSPYPDDINYARGGQIPILNNSPVIVMKDGKFLMAFGTPGGETIGQTQFQVLVNVLDFGMGVQEAIEAPRFSIFAEPNFYKPGAKITMRIEDRIPVAQFEGLKERGHDVTLAPSYSLGSIQAILRHQTFGTVTAGADPRRAAYAVGW; this is translated from the coding sequence ATGACAGCCAGCCAAAAATTGTTTTCATTCCGCTTTCCAAAGCGCCAACTCATCCGTACTTTCTCTCTCTCACTGGCAATCGGCTTAACCGGCACAGTTGTTATCCCCGCAAACGCTCAGGAAGCGGCTTATCCGCTGCAGATGAGCAGTTCCCGCACTATCCACCGTCCGGAAGTGCCGGGACCAAACGGCCTGGTGACAGCGGGACACCCTCTGGCATCCATGTCAGGACTGAAAATTCTCATGGATGGCGGCAATGCGGTTGATGCTTCTGTTGCGGTACTCGCTACGTTAAATGTGGTACGCCCGCAAATGTCAGGCGCCGGCGGCAATGGATTTGCTACCTATTATGATGCAGCAACAGATAAAGTCTGGTCGCTTAGTGCCACGGGCGCAGCCCCACTTGCACTGGACGCAGCTCCACTTGAACCGGAACAGTTAAATAAAGGGATCCACGCAGGGGCTGTTCCCGGCCTTTTTGGCGGATGGATCAGCATGCTGCAAAAATACGGCACAAAGAGCCTGGCTGAAGTGCTGGCGCCGGCTATTGAATATGCCGAAAAGGGGCATCCGCTGGAAGCATCAGTTTCCAAAGCAATCAGTTACGACGAAGAATTGTACCGCACCATTCCTACCAGTGCGGATATGTTGTTGCCGGGCGGTAAAGTGCCGGCAGCGGGAGAACTGTTCTACATGAAAGATCTCGCCGCCACATTCAAAAAAGTAACAGCAGCAGAAGCCACGGCACTGGCACAGGGAAAATCCAGAACCGAAGCACTTCAGGCCGCTTTTGATCGTTTTTACAAAGGCGATATAGCAAAGGAAATGGCCCGTTTTTATCAGCAAAATGGCGGTGAGTTCACTGAAGAGGATTTCGCAGCCTATCAACCACAATGGGTAAACCCCGTGCATGTGAATTACCGTGGTTATGATATTTACACCTCCACTCCGACCTCACGGGGAGGTCTTGAAGTCGCCATGCAACTGAAACTGGTTGAAGCTTTTGACCTCAGTCAGTATGCCCCGGATGACCCCCGCGTCACCCACATTCTTGCTGAAGCCATTAAGCTGGCGAAAAGTGATGTTTATCATTTCGTCGCCGACCCGAACAAATTTACTATTCCGCTGGAAGGCTTACTCTCTGATGAATATATCGCCTCACGCGTATCTTTACTGAAGCCTGCTGAAGCGATGATATTTCCTGATCACGGTGAACCGCCGGGGAATGCGCAGTCATCAGCCTATCTGGCTTCTCTTGATGGGCCGTTACTGGTAGATGCCAGCCGCGAAAAATCCTTTGCCGGAAGTACCACAAGTTTCTCGGTCATGGATAAAGCAGGCAACGTCGTTGCCATGACGCCTACCCACGGCGGTGCGTTCGGAACGGGCGTTGTTGTAGGCTCTACAGGCTTAACATTTAACAACGGCACTCGGGTCGGCTCCACGTCCCCCTACCCTGACGATATTAACTACGCCCGTGGTGGTCAGATCCCCATTCTGAATAACTCCCCGGTTATTGTCATGAAAGATGGAAAATTCCTGATGGCATTTGGTACGCCGGGCGGTGAAACCATTGGTCAGACACAGTTTCAGGTGCTGGTAAACGTACTGGATTTTGGTATGGGTGTTCAGGAAGCCATTGAAGCACCGCGATTCAGCATTTTTGCTGAACCTAATTTCTATAAACCCGGTGCAAAAATTACCATGCGTATTGAAGACCGCATCCCTGTTGCTCAGTTTGAAGGCCTCAAAGAGCGGGGTCATGATGTCACTCTGGCGCCCTCTTATTCACTCGGCAGCATTCAGGCAATTCTGCGTCACCAGACCTTTGGCACAGTGACGGCCGGTGCTGATCCCCGGCGTGCCGCATATGCAGTAGGCTGGTAA